The genomic DNA CGCAGGGCGCGCGAGCGCCGGATTCTTTTCCTTAAACGGCCAAGTCTACTGGACACACAGCGGCGGGGCCCAGTACTCGGAATCACGCACGTTTTTCGGAGCCGGCCTGCCGAGGGACCGGCCGGCCTCGAACAATTTCCTGACGGCCGTCGGACCGCAATTCACGTTCCAGCCCAATCGCTACTCGTCCGCCCTGTCGTGGTTTCGTGAAATCGACGTGATGGCGCTGTATCTCACCAGCCAAAACGAGCCGACCCAGAGCGGAGCGCCGATCGTTCGCGGCCGGGGCTACCAACTGACGGCAGGTGTGGATCTGGACGGCTGGCGGCCGTACGTCACGATTTGGCGAGGCGAGCATTTCGTGAATGAACAGGGCGACCCGGCCTACTACGCCGGAAACTTCACGGAGTTCGGCCTCTTGCGCGATTTTTTGCTGCCGGCCGGGTTCTCCTTGCGGGTCGGCGGGTTCGGGCGCGTGATCGACAATCGCATGACCCATACCGAGTATGCGTTACTCAACTGGTCCTGGGATCAATCGCCATGGCGCGGGTTCTGCTTGCGACCGACGTTACTGCATCGAAGCGAGTCGTCCTGCAGCCAGCCTTGAGACACACTTCTCTCTTGCCACCCCGCATCAAGCCCGTTAGAGTAGCACCAGCGACAGGCGGCAGGCAGACGTTTCGTTCATGGTGGAGGGTGTATGTTTCGTAGGAAGTTAGCGGTTTTGTTAGGAATCGTGGTGCTTTGCCTCCCCTCGCTTGGTCATGCCGAAAACTATGCTGCATTCGCCATTGGGCCGAATATCGCCACCCTCGATACCACGGACGTCGGCAAAATCGATCTCGCGAACAATCTGGCTTATGGCGCGAAATTCGGCCACTATTTCGACGATCGCGGCTTCAATTGGTTCGGCCTCGAAGTCGACATGTATCGATCGGCGCCCGACGTTAAACAGCAAAACATCCCCGCCTCCACCAATCGCTTCCTGTCGCAAAAAGTCGTCGGCGCTGACCTCTTGGTGCATTCGCTCGCGTTTAACGCACTCGTCCGCGTCACCGGCTATCAATACAAAGTTGAGCCCTATGCAGGTCTCGGCATCGGCCTCAACATGGGGAATCTTTCGGATGGAAACTTCAGGCCGGAAGCGTCGTTCGCCCCGAGCTTTAACGTGCTAGCCGGCATCAAATATTTCGTGACACCGAAGATCGCGCCCTTCATTGAATACAAGTACAATTTCGCCCATTTCAGCTTCAGTCGCA from Nitrospira sp. ND1 includes the following:
- a CDS encoding outer membrane protein, with protein sequence MFRRKLAVLLGIVVLCLPSLGHAENYAAFAIGPNIATLDTTDVGKIDLANNLAYGAKFGHYFDDRGFNWFGLEVDMYRSAPDVKQQNIPASTNRFLSQKVVGADLLVHSLAFNALVRVTGYQYKVEPYAGLGIGLNMGNLSDGNFRPEASFAPSFNVLAGIKYFVTPKIAPFIEYKYNFAHFSFSRSNITADYRANLFMFGVAFHFGR